A genomic segment from Danio aesculapii chromosome 17, fDanAes4.1, whole genome shotgun sequence encodes:
- the rtkn2 gene encoding rhotekin-2, protein MDPPRDIQHFKRNIATRSTVSSCSSLAMEIKRKKIRESMFFPNEDCDIKEKMEFEMRMRAGAYKLMVASTKKEQVLDASRSLLTCNARIKAYMSEAQKRMGHQDFKRPSVSQGQVPCKGKVAISGLRIPLFWKDSEHFNSKGNTQRVAVFCLMKIGSEIFDTEMVIADSSMTDICFEGVKIFSEVKPDFELTFELYICGLDEEATFVNTPKKLARKLRSSFGRSSGRKLCPLLDGGDPDTFLQSNPIPPGARYSLLAYTMLGLEQAEGSFQSHSLIILQNMEASSWLPLYGNLCCQLVAQPDCMTLDMMSGFLSQQQSIEGLQRRCRLYCVLKAGKIACYYSPEEIQAKVEPILIIPINKETRIRVVENDHQRTGSRLNLINPGNRDSASHVFIAESPDVLQEWLDSLWQHIYDQSQWQHACDKLMEINVLSPQKPPLFLTKQADSVYNDLSIGSPGKFESLTDIIHNKIEETNGRFLIGQDGETEPPHWAALFEGSRPIVVQKTVLSPGKESNRSITSPDTGSKKKRRAPPPPPDKLPFTSVSSNQEKENCKGPKPWAGRPSLDAKFSAIIQQLQKSHTSTRKNAPLGQIETGQQPEKRAEGSDLPEFTGKEYSVVPQPPLPAPRNKLRMSFREKMNPKAW, encoded by the exons ATGGATCCACCGCGGGATATTCAACATTTTAAACGAAATATTGCTACTCGGTCTACGGTATCGTCGTGTTCCTCCCTCGCCATGGAGATTAAGAGGAAGAAAATAAGAGAAAGCATGTTTTTCCCAAAtgag GACTGTGATATTAAGGAGAAGATGGAGTTTGAGATGCGAATGAGAGCGGGGGCTTATAAGCTTATGGTTGCCAGTACTAAAAAGGAGCAGGTCTTGGATGCATCCAGAAGTCTGTTAACTTGTAATGCCAGAATTAAAGCCTACATGAGTGAAGCCCAGAAGAGGATGGGGCACCAGGACTTCAAAAG gCCCTCAGTCTCTCAGGGACAAGTTCCTTGTAAGGGAAAGGTTGCCATATCTG GTCTGCGAATTCCACTGTTTTGGAAGGATTCAGAGCACTTTAACAGCAAAGGAA ACACACAGCGGGTGGCAGTCTTCTGTTTGATGAAGATTGGCTCAGAGATTTTTGATACTGAAATGGTGATTGCAGACTCCTCAATGACCGATATTTGCTTTGAAGGTGTTAAGATTTT CTCTGAAGTGAAGCCGGACTTTGAACTGACGTTTGAGCTGTATATCTGTGGACTGGATGAGGAAGCAACTTTTGTCAACACTCCAAAAAAACTAGCCAGGAAGCTGCGCTCCTCATTCGGCAGATCTTCAGGCAGGAAACTCTGCCCTCTTCTGGATGGAGGAGACCCAGACACTTTCCTCCAGTCCAACCCAATACCACC aGGAGCACGGTACTCATTGTTGGCATACACCATGCTGGGTTTGGAGCAGGCAGAGGGATCTTTCCAATCTCATTCTCTCATAATCCTGCAAAATA TGGAGGCTTCATCATGGCTGCCGCTGTATGGAAACCTGTGCTGTCAGCTGGTGGCACAACCTGACTGTATGACACTAGACATGATGAGCGGCTTCCTTAGCCAACAG CAAAGCATTGAGGGATTGCAACGGCGTTGTAGGTTATACTGTGTGCTGAAGGCTGGAAAGATTGCATGTTATTACTCTCCTGAAGAGATTCAAGCTAAAGTGGAGCCGATCCTCATTATTCCCATAAACAAG GAGACCCGTATTCGTGTGGTAGAAAATGACCACCAGAGGACTGGCTCTAGGCTCAACTTGATAAACCCAGGGAACAGAGACTCTGCCAGTCACGTTTTTATTGCTGAATCTCCAGATGTCCTGCAGGAGTGGCTGGATTCCCTCTGGCAGCACATTTATGATCAGA GTCAGTGGCAACATGCATGTGACAAGCTCATGGAAATCAATGTTTTGTCACCACAGAAACCCCCGCTCTTTCTGACAAAGCAAGCTGACTCCGTTTATAATGATCTGA GCATTGGGTCCCCTGGGAAATTTGAGAGCTTGACAGACATAATTCACAATAAGATTGAGGAAACTAATGGCCGATTTCTAATTGGCCAGGATGGGGAGACGGAGCCTCCTCATTGGGCAGCTCTGTTTGAAGGCTCCCGGCCAATAGTGGTACAAAAAACGGTTCTGTCACCAGGTAAAGAAAGCAATCGCTCCATTACGAGCCCTGATACAGGCAGCAAAAAGAAGAGGAGAGCTCCACCACCCCCTCCTGATAAATTACCCTTCACCAGCGTTTCATCCAATCAGGAGAAAGAGAACTGTAAGGGGCCCAAACCATGGGCCGGGCGACCCTCGCTGGATGCTAAATTCTCTGCCATCATTCAGCAGTTGCAGAAAAGCCACACATCCACACGCAAAAATGCACCTCTTGGACAGATCGAGACTGGTCAACAGCCTGAAAAAAGAGCTGAGGGGTCCGATCTACCTGAATTTACAGGGAAAGAATACAGTGTGGTCCCTCAGCCTCCTCTGCCGGCCCCAAGAAACAAACTGAGGATGTCATTCCGAGAGAAGATGAACCCCAAAGCCTGGTGA